A region of Sugiyamaella lignohabitans strain CBS 10342 chromosome A, complete sequence DNA encodes the following proteins:
- the AIM2 gene encoding protein AIM2, with protein sequence MASNPPGECCTKGFRHGATGSGAEPQPPEALTDPTIDCHKRKTLTIETEGEASGKTVDFGGIASYIVGDQSSKNVLLFLPDVFGHEFINSQLLADQYAEAGYLVVLPDIFKGDTILARQNGPAFDFAKDWLPHHTPEKTRPDIDTVYEEIVKKYAPTYITAVGYCFGAKYAIQLLGEKKVHAVAVFHPSFVTIDEIRAIKGPLFIAGAETDTIYTEELRKQTEATLKEIKATYFTTLASGVEHGFAVRGDITNPIVKFAKEKAFCDAVAWFKQSFPKN encoded by the exons ATGGCTTCCAACCCTCCCGGAGAATGTTGTACCAAAGGCTTCAGACATG gagccacggggtctggggcagagccccagccgccggaggcactcaCCGACCCAACAATTGACTGccacaaaagaaaaacactAACAATTGAAACAGAAGGTGAAGCTTCTGGAAAGACTGTCGACTTTGGCGGAATTGCCTCGTACATTGTAGGAGACCAATCATCCAAGAACGTGCTTCTTTTCCTTCCCGACGTTTTTGGTCACGAGTTCATCAACAGTCAATTGTTGGCTGACCAGTATGCCGAGGCCGGATACTTGGTTGTTTTACCCGATATTTTCAAGGGAGACACTATTCTTGCCAGACAGAACGGACCAGCTTTCGACTTTGCCAAGGACTGGCTGCCTCACCACACTCCTGAGAAGACCCGTCCTGATATTGACACTGTCTACGAAGAGATTGTGAAGAAGTACGCTCCTACCTACATTACAGCTGTTGGATACTGTTTCGGAGCCAAGTATGCCATCCAACTTCTCGGCGAGAAGAAGGTTCACGCCGTGGCTGTTTTCCACCCCTCGTTTGTCACCATCGACGAGATCCGTGCTATCAAGGGACCTCTCTTCATTGCCGGTGCCGAGACCGATACTATCTACACCGAAGAGTTGAGAAAGCAGACCGAGGCCACTCTCAAGGAGATCAAGGCCACCTATTTCACGACCCTGGCCTCTGGCGTCGAGCACGGATTCGCTGTCCGTGGTGACATCACCAACCCCATTGTCAAGTTCGCTAAAGAGAAGGCTTTCTGCGACGCCGTCGCCTGG
- the YAR1 gene encoding Yar1p (Ankyrin-repeat containing, nucleocytoplasmic shuttling chaperone; prevents aggregation of Rps3p in the cytoplasm, associates with free Rps3p in the cytoplasm and delivers it to the 90S in the nucleus; required for 40S ribosomal subunit export, biogenesis and adaptation to osmotic and oxidative stress; expression repressed by heat shock; GO_component: GO:0005737 - cytoplasm [Evidence IDA] [PMID 14562095]; GO_component: GO:0005634 - nucleus [Evidence IDA,IGI] [PMID 22570489]; GO_function: GO:0051082 - unfolded protein binding [Evidence IMP] [PMID 22570489]; GO_process: GO:0034599 - cellular response to oxidative stress [Evidence IMP] [PMID 15611164]; GO_process: GO:0032880 - regulation of protein localization [Evidence IMP,IPI] [PMID 22570489]; GO_process: GO:0006970 - response to osmotic stress [Evidence IMP] [PMID 15611164]; GO_process: GO:0042274 - ribosomal small subunit biogenesis [Evidence IGI,IMP] [PMID 15611164]; GO_process: GO:0000056 - ribosomal small subunit export from nucleus [Evidence IGI,IMP] [PMID 22570489]): MASTPLTAEQIDDLIFDTRAGELEVVQEFLNTHSGEQLLQVKDEYSLATPLHMASGNGHIEIVKLLLAKLSGDELVKFVKAENDSGNTALHWASLNGHLEVVKLLCDAGSDPFSKNKAGHDSFYEAEVNEQETVIDYLLERYSVEPEDDDEPESSSDAAASAATTTTSTDEVASKVENLSVGN; the protein is encoded by the coding sequence ATGGCGTCGACCCCCTTGACCGCAGAACAGATTGACGACCTCATCTTCGATACTCGTGCTGGCGAACTCGAAGTCGTACAAGAGTTCCTTAATACTCACAGTGGAGAACAACTTCTCCAGGTTAAAGATGAATACAGTTTGGCAACCCCACTTCACATGGCCAGTGGAAATGGACATATCGAGATAgtcaagctgctgcttgcCAAGTTGTCTGGTGACGAACTCGTCAAGTTTGTCAAAGCAGAAAATGACTCTGGAAACACGGCTCTTCACTGGGCCTCATTGAACGGACACTTGGAAGTTGTCAAACTGCTGTGTGATGCGGGAAGTGACCCTTTTTCCAAGAACAAAGCTGGCCATGACTCGTTCTACGAGGCCGAGGTCAACGAGCAAGAAACCGTCATCGACTATCTTTTAGAACGCTATTCTGTTGAGccagaagacgacgatgagCCTGAATCGTcttctgatgctgctgcttctgctgctaccactactacttccaCAGATGAAGTTGCCAGCAAAGTGGAGAACCTCTCAGTGGGCAATTAA